The following proteins come from a genomic window of Lytechinus pictus isolate F3 Inbred chromosome 1, Lp3.0, whole genome shotgun sequence:
- the LOC129267802 gene encoding uncharacterized protein LOC129267802 isoform X1 — protein sequence MDYSLQFFIYCCVGALCISLTTSQGLNPDFIKHLNEKVSNSFQERRSNHEDIWNDNDEEDTFKKIVGVVKDFGKQRGKTTIEGRELAYETRYRFHNLKEGWVHDCRMTDLKSGVEIEVRHRKGELQVIKEAVQKVFQELESKGLLLEDHGETNEEGKSPQDARAPLNDSESTPDDVEDPPLDTGIHEDETGNVALFQTGIWSMFLKHFKQDIFLHPEVLLSRIVLCLLLFLAAIHVFKRKSNRLLQTTVARLLVDRSSTGALIVSKHITLNSFFVSDDIEPDGDGLYKHLVISPATPTIHQLNSVRNYDSMYRSPQKGVAYILNNRLFSAGRERRGSEVDLQNVQHLFTQLGYETIIDENSTAEKIRHNLDSLVRRINQEGAKIHSSLVLFLMSHGTPRGILGTDELEISIEEIIGRLSGKNCHALVEKPKIVFIQACRGQNLQQSAVDGDSVLFDYREEPEDYLRRRGVATDDGVYPSSKTIPDHSLEVDSLPDNTDIYVAYATSYGYFSVRDTVKGSWFVQATCEEFIAGAHIDDLDTMMESVTRRVTRLWGRMKLRTGQEVTMLQTPDIRKQGVRRKIYFAPKYPTSESA from the exons cTTTGTGTATCTCGTTGACTACATCACAAGGACTCAATCCTGACTTTATAAAACATCTTAACGAGAAAGTTTCGAATTCATTCCAAGAAAGGCGATCCAATCATGAAGATATATGGAATG ATAATGACGAAGAGGATACATTCAAAAAGATAGTCGGTGTCGTAAAGGACTTTGGCAAACAGCGAGGAAAG ACGACAATAGAGGGGCGTGAACTGGCCTATGAGACTCGCTACCGTTTCCATAACCTGAAAGAGGGGTGGGTGCATGACTGTCGGATGACAGACCTCAAAAGTGGGGTCGAGATCGAGGTCCGACATCGGAAAGGTGAGCTCCAGGTCATTAAGGAAGCTGTGCAGAAAGTATTTCAAGAACTCGAGAGCAAGGGACTGTTGCTCGAGGACCATGGTGAAACTAATGAGGAAGGGAAATCACCACAAGATGCTAGGGCTCCGCTTAATGATTCGGAGTCAACGCCTGATGATGTTGAAGATCCACCACTGGATACCGGGATTCATGAAGATGAAACTGGTAATGTTGCCTTATTTCAAACAG GTATATGGTCGATGTTCCTGAAACATTTCAAACAAGACATTTTTCTACACCCGGAAGTACTCCTTTCCAGAATTGTCTTATGTCTCCTATTATTCTTAGCTGCAATTCATGTTttcaagagaaaatcaaacCGCCTCTTACAA ACTACCGTTGCGAGATTACTAGTGG ATAGATCAAGTACTGGAGCTCTCATAGTTTCCAAACATATCACTCTGAACTCATTCTTTGTTTCAGATGACATTGAACCAGACGGGGATGGTTTATATAAACATCTTGTAATTAGCCCAGCTACGCCAACCATTCACCAGCTTAATAGTGTCAGG AACTATGACTCGATGTATCGATCGCCTCAAAAGGGTGTAGCATACATTCTCAACAATCGTCTATTCTCTGCAGGCAGAGAACGGAGAGGTTCAGAGGTCGACCTCCAAAATGTACAACATTTATTCACCCAGCTTGGATATGAGACTATCATCGATGAGAATTCTACGGCTGAA AAAATACGCCACAACTTAGATTCTTTAGTAAGGCGAATCAATCAAGAAGGGGCCAAAATTCACAGTTCTCTGGTTTTGTTTCTGATGAGCCATGGGACTCCCCGTGGAATTCTGGGTactgacgagcttgaaatatCAATTGAAGAAATCATCGGCCGACTATCCGGAAAGAACTGCCACGCGCTCGTGGAGAAGCCGAAGATTGTTTTCATTCAGGCTTGCCGCGGAC aAAATCTGCAGCAGAGTGCCGTCGATGGTGACTCAGTTTTATTCGACTATCGAGAAGAACCGGAAGATTATCTCCGTAGAAGAGGTGTAGCAACGGATGATGGCGTTTATCCATCGAGCAAAACCATCCCTGATCACTCTCTGGAAGTAGACTCTCTACCCGACAACACGGATATCTATGTAGCGTATGCAACATCATACG GTTACTTCTCAGTTCGAGACACGGTGAAGGGTTCGTGGTTTGTACAAGCTACATGTGAGGAATTCATTGCAGGGGCTCATATTGATGATCTTGATACTATGATGGAAAGT gtTACGAGGCGAGTAACCAGATTATGGGGTAGAATGAAACTGAGGACGGGTCAAGAAGTCACCATGCTACAGACACCAGATATCCGGAAACAGGGAGTACGAAGGAAAATTTATTTCGCTCCTAAATATCCGACATCGGAGTCTGCATGA
- the LOC129267802 gene encoding uncharacterized protein LOC129267802 isoform X2, giving the protein MDYSLQFFIYCCVGALCISLTTSQGLNPDFIKHLNEKVSNSFQERRSNHEDIWNDNDEEDTFKKIVGVVKDFGKQRGKTTIEGRELAYETRYRFHNLKEGWVHDCRMTDLKSGVEIEVRHRKGELQVIKEAVQKVFQELESKGLLLEDHGETNEEGKSPQDARAPLNDSESTPDDVEDPPLDTGIHEDETGNVALFQTGIWSMFLKHFKQDIFLHPEVLLSRIVLCLLLFLAAIHVFKRKSNRLLQTTVARLLVDDIEPDGDGLYKHLVISPATPTIHQLNSVRNYDSMYRSPQKGVAYILNNRLFSAGRERRGSEVDLQNVQHLFTQLGYETIIDENSTAEKIRHNLDSLVRRINQEGAKIHSSLVLFLMSHGTPRGILGTDELEISIEEIIGRLSGKNCHALVEKPKIVFIQACRGRKCTTCTVIIEKKNLQQSAVDGDSVLFDYREEPEDYLRRRGVATDDGVYPSSKTIPDHSLEVDSLPDNTDIYVAYATSYGYFSVRDTVKGSWFVQATCEEFIAGAHIDDLDTMMESVTRRVTRLWGRMKLRTGQEVTMLQTPDIRKQGVRRKIYFAPKYPTSESA; this is encoded by the exons cTTTGTGTATCTCGTTGACTACATCACAAGGACTCAATCCTGACTTTATAAAACATCTTAACGAGAAAGTTTCGAATTCATTCCAAGAAAGGCGATCCAATCATGAAGATATATGGAATG ATAATGACGAAGAGGATACATTCAAAAAGATAGTCGGTGTCGTAAAGGACTTTGGCAAACAGCGAGGAAAG ACGACAATAGAGGGGCGTGAACTGGCCTATGAGACTCGCTACCGTTTCCATAACCTGAAAGAGGGGTGGGTGCATGACTGTCGGATGACAGACCTCAAAAGTGGGGTCGAGATCGAGGTCCGACATCGGAAAGGTGAGCTCCAGGTCATTAAGGAAGCTGTGCAGAAAGTATTTCAAGAACTCGAGAGCAAGGGACTGTTGCTCGAGGACCATGGTGAAACTAATGAGGAAGGGAAATCACCACAAGATGCTAGGGCTCCGCTTAATGATTCGGAGTCAACGCCTGATGATGTTGAAGATCCACCACTGGATACCGGGATTCATGAAGATGAAACTGGTAATGTTGCCTTATTTCAAACAG GTATATGGTCGATGTTCCTGAAACATTTCAAACAAGACATTTTTCTACACCCGGAAGTACTCCTTTCCAGAATTGTCTTATGTCTCCTATTATTCTTAGCTGCAATTCATGTTttcaagagaaaatcaaacCGCCTCTTACAA ACTACCGTTGCGAGATTACTAGTGG ATGACATTGAACCAGACGGGGATGGTTTATATAAACATCTTGTAATTAGCCCAGCTACGCCAACCATTCACCAGCTTAATAGTGTCAGG AACTATGACTCGATGTATCGATCGCCTCAAAAGGGTGTAGCATACATTCTCAACAATCGTCTATTCTCTGCAGGCAGAGAACGGAGAGGTTCAGAGGTCGACCTCCAAAATGTACAACATTTATTCACCCAGCTTGGATATGAGACTATCATCGATGAGAATTCTACGGCTGAA AAAATACGCCACAACTTAGATTCTTTAGTAAGGCGAATCAATCAAGAAGGGGCCAAAATTCACAGTTCTCTGGTTTTGTTTCTGATGAGCCATGGGACTCCCCGTGGAATTCTGGGTactgacgagcttgaaatatCAATTGAAGAAATCATCGGCCGACTATCCGGAAAGAACTGCCACGCGCTCGTGGAGAAGCCGAAGATTGTTTTCATTCAGGCTTGCCGCGGACGTAAGTGTACGACTTGTACAGTCATCATTGAAAAGA aAAATCTGCAGCAGAGTGCCGTCGATGGTGACTCAGTTTTATTCGACTATCGAGAAGAACCGGAAGATTATCTCCGTAGAAGAGGTGTAGCAACGGATGATGGCGTTTATCCATCGAGCAAAACCATCCCTGATCACTCTCTGGAAGTAGACTCTCTACCCGACAACACGGATATCTATGTAGCGTATGCAACATCATACG GTTACTTCTCAGTTCGAGACACGGTGAAGGGTTCGTGGTTTGTACAAGCTACATGTGAGGAATTCATTGCAGGGGCTCATATTGATGATCTTGATACTATGATGGAAAGT gtTACGAGGCGAGTAACCAGATTATGGGGTAGAATGAAACTGAGGACGGGTCAAGAAGTCACCATGCTACAGACACCAGATATCCGGAAACAGGGAGTACGAAGGAAAATTTATTTCGCTCCTAAATATCCGACATCGGAGTCTGCATGA
- the LOC129267802 gene encoding uncharacterized protein LOC129267802 isoform X3 yields MDYSLQFFIYCCVGALCISLTTSQGLNPDFIKHLNEKVSNSFQERRSNHEDIWNDNDEEDTFKKIVGVVKDFGKQRGKTTIEGRELAYETRYRFHNLKEGWVHDCRMTDLKSGVEIEVRHRKGELQVIKEAVQKVFQELESKGLLLEDHGETNEEGKSPQDARAPLNDSESTPDDVEDPPLDTGIHEDETGIWSMFLKHFKQDIFLHPEVLLSRIVLCLLLFLAAIHVFKRKSNRLLQTTVARLLVDDIEPDGDGLYKHLVISPATPTIHQLNSVRNYDSMYRSPQKGVAYILNNRLFSAGRERRGSEVDLQNVQHLFTQLGYETIIDENSTAEKIRHNLDSLVRRINQEGAKIHSSLVLFLMSHGTPRGILGTDELEISIEEIIGRLSGKNCHALVEKPKIVFIQACRGRKCTTCTVIIEKKNLQQSAVDGDSVLFDYREEPEDYLRRRGVATDDGVYPSSKTIPDHSLEVDSLPDNTDIYVAYATSYGYFSVRDTVKGSWFVQATCEEFIAGAHIDDLDTMMESVTRRVTRLWGRMKLRTGQEVTMLQTPDIRKQGVRRKIYFAPKYPTSESA; encoded by the exons cTTTGTGTATCTCGTTGACTACATCACAAGGACTCAATCCTGACTTTATAAAACATCTTAACGAGAAAGTTTCGAATTCATTCCAAGAAAGGCGATCCAATCATGAAGATATATGGAATG ATAATGACGAAGAGGATACATTCAAAAAGATAGTCGGTGTCGTAAAGGACTTTGGCAAACAGCGAGGAAAG ACGACAATAGAGGGGCGTGAACTGGCCTATGAGACTCGCTACCGTTTCCATAACCTGAAAGAGGGGTGGGTGCATGACTGTCGGATGACAGACCTCAAAAGTGGGGTCGAGATCGAGGTCCGACATCGGAAAGGTGAGCTCCAGGTCATTAAGGAAGCTGTGCAGAAAGTATTTCAAGAACTCGAGAGCAAGGGACTGTTGCTCGAGGACCATGGTGAAACTAATGAGGAAGGGAAATCACCACAAGATGCTAGGGCTCCGCTTAATGATTCGGAGTCAACGCCTGATGATGTTGAAGATCCACCACTGGATACCGGGATTCATGAAGATGAAACTG GTATATGGTCGATGTTCCTGAAACATTTCAAACAAGACATTTTTCTACACCCGGAAGTACTCCTTTCCAGAATTGTCTTATGTCTCCTATTATTCTTAGCTGCAATTCATGTTttcaagagaaaatcaaacCGCCTCTTACAA ACTACCGTTGCGAGATTACTAGTGG ATGACATTGAACCAGACGGGGATGGTTTATATAAACATCTTGTAATTAGCCCAGCTACGCCAACCATTCACCAGCTTAATAGTGTCAGG AACTATGACTCGATGTATCGATCGCCTCAAAAGGGTGTAGCATACATTCTCAACAATCGTCTATTCTCTGCAGGCAGAGAACGGAGAGGTTCAGAGGTCGACCTCCAAAATGTACAACATTTATTCACCCAGCTTGGATATGAGACTATCATCGATGAGAATTCTACGGCTGAA AAAATACGCCACAACTTAGATTCTTTAGTAAGGCGAATCAATCAAGAAGGGGCCAAAATTCACAGTTCTCTGGTTTTGTTTCTGATGAGCCATGGGACTCCCCGTGGAATTCTGGGTactgacgagcttgaaatatCAATTGAAGAAATCATCGGCCGACTATCCGGAAAGAACTGCCACGCGCTCGTGGAGAAGCCGAAGATTGTTTTCATTCAGGCTTGCCGCGGACGTAAGTGTACGACTTGTACAGTCATCATTGAAAAGA aAAATCTGCAGCAGAGTGCCGTCGATGGTGACTCAGTTTTATTCGACTATCGAGAAGAACCGGAAGATTATCTCCGTAGAAGAGGTGTAGCAACGGATGATGGCGTTTATCCATCGAGCAAAACCATCCCTGATCACTCTCTGGAAGTAGACTCTCTACCCGACAACACGGATATCTATGTAGCGTATGCAACATCATACG GTTACTTCTCAGTTCGAGACACGGTGAAGGGTTCGTGGTTTGTACAAGCTACATGTGAGGAATTCATTGCAGGGGCTCATATTGATGATCTTGATACTATGATGGAAAGT gtTACGAGGCGAGTAACCAGATTATGGGGTAGAATGAAACTGAGGACGGGTCAAGAAGTCACCATGCTACAGACACCAGATATCCGGAAACAGGGAGTACGAAGGAAAATTTATTTCGCTCCTAAATATCCGACATCGGAGTCTGCATGA
- the LOC129267802 gene encoding uncharacterized protein LOC129267802 isoform X4: MDYSLQFFIYCCVGALCISLTTSQGLNPDFIKHLNEKVSNSFQERRSNHEDIWNDNDEEDTFKKIVGVVKDFGKQRGKTTIEGRELAYETRYRFHNLKEGWVHDCRMTDLKSGVEIEVRHRKGELQVIKEAVQKVFQELESKGLLLEDHGETNEEGKSPQDARAPLNDSESTPDDVEDPPLDTGIHEDETGNVALFQTGIWSMFLKHFKQDIFLHPEVLLSRIVLCLLLFLAAIHVFKRKSNRLLQTTVARLLVDDIEPDGDGLYKHLVISPATPTIHQLNSVRNYDSMYRSPQKGVAYILNNRLFSAGRERRGSEVDLQNVQHLFTQLGYETIIDENSTAEKIRHNLDSLVRRINQEGAKIHSSLVLFLMSHGTPRGILGTDELEISIEEIIGRLSGKNCHALVEKPKIVFIQACRGQNLQQSAVDGDSVLFDYREEPEDYLRRRGVATDDGVYPSSKTIPDHSLEVDSLPDNTDIYVAYATSYGAY, encoded by the exons cTTTGTGTATCTCGTTGACTACATCACAAGGACTCAATCCTGACTTTATAAAACATCTTAACGAGAAAGTTTCGAATTCATTCCAAGAAAGGCGATCCAATCATGAAGATATATGGAATG ATAATGACGAAGAGGATACATTCAAAAAGATAGTCGGTGTCGTAAAGGACTTTGGCAAACAGCGAGGAAAG ACGACAATAGAGGGGCGTGAACTGGCCTATGAGACTCGCTACCGTTTCCATAACCTGAAAGAGGGGTGGGTGCATGACTGTCGGATGACAGACCTCAAAAGTGGGGTCGAGATCGAGGTCCGACATCGGAAAGGTGAGCTCCAGGTCATTAAGGAAGCTGTGCAGAAAGTATTTCAAGAACTCGAGAGCAAGGGACTGTTGCTCGAGGACCATGGTGAAACTAATGAGGAAGGGAAATCACCACAAGATGCTAGGGCTCCGCTTAATGATTCGGAGTCAACGCCTGATGATGTTGAAGATCCACCACTGGATACCGGGATTCATGAAGATGAAACTGGTAATGTTGCCTTATTTCAAACAG GTATATGGTCGATGTTCCTGAAACATTTCAAACAAGACATTTTTCTACACCCGGAAGTACTCCTTTCCAGAATTGTCTTATGTCTCCTATTATTCTTAGCTGCAATTCATGTTttcaagagaaaatcaaacCGCCTCTTACAA ACTACCGTTGCGAGATTACTAGTGG ATGACATTGAACCAGACGGGGATGGTTTATATAAACATCTTGTAATTAGCCCAGCTACGCCAACCATTCACCAGCTTAATAGTGTCAGG AACTATGACTCGATGTATCGATCGCCTCAAAAGGGTGTAGCATACATTCTCAACAATCGTCTATTCTCTGCAGGCAGAGAACGGAGAGGTTCAGAGGTCGACCTCCAAAATGTACAACATTTATTCACCCAGCTTGGATATGAGACTATCATCGATGAGAATTCTACGGCTGAA AAAATACGCCACAACTTAGATTCTTTAGTAAGGCGAATCAATCAAGAAGGGGCCAAAATTCACAGTTCTCTGGTTTTGTTTCTGATGAGCCATGGGACTCCCCGTGGAATTCTGGGTactgacgagcttgaaatatCAATTGAAGAAATCATCGGCCGACTATCCGGAAAGAACTGCCACGCGCTCGTGGAGAAGCCGAAGATTGTTTTCATTCAGGCTTGCCGCGGAC aAAATCTGCAGCAGAGTGCCGTCGATGGTGACTCAGTTTTATTCGACTATCGAGAAGAACCGGAAGATTATCTCCGTAGAAGAGGTGTAGCAACGGATGATGGCGTTTATCCATCGAGCAAAACCATCCCTGATCACTCTCTGGAAGTAGACTCTCTACCCGACAACACGGATATCTATGTAGCGTATGCAACATCATACGGTGCGTATTAA
- the LOC129267802 gene encoding caspase-9-like isoform X5 produces the protein MDYSLQFFIYCCVGALCISLTTSQGLNPDFIKHLNEKVSNSFQERRSNHEDIWNDNDEEDTFKKIVGVVKDFGKQRGKTTIEGRELAYETRYRFHNLKEGWVHDCRMTDLKSGVEIEVRHRKGELQVIKEAVQKVFQELESKGLLLEDHGETNEEGKSPQDARAPLNDSESTPDDVEDPPLDTGIHEDETGIWSMFLKHFKQDIFLHPEVLLSRIVLCLLLFLAAIHVFKRKSNRLLQTTVARLLVDDIEPDGDGLYKHLVISPATPTIHQLNSVRNYDSMYRSPQKGVAYILNNRLFSAGRERRGSEVDLQNVQHLFTQLGYETIIDENSTAEKIRHNLDSLVRRINQEGAKIHSSLVLFLMSHGTPRGILGTDELEISIEEIIGRLSGKNCHALVEKPKIVFIQACRGQNLQQSAVDGDSVLFDYREEPEDYLRRRGVATDDGVYPSSKTIPDHSLEVDSLPDNTDIYVAYATSYGAY, from the exons cTTTGTGTATCTCGTTGACTACATCACAAGGACTCAATCCTGACTTTATAAAACATCTTAACGAGAAAGTTTCGAATTCATTCCAAGAAAGGCGATCCAATCATGAAGATATATGGAATG ATAATGACGAAGAGGATACATTCAAAAAGATAGTCGGTGTCGTAAAGGACTTTGGCAAACAGCGAGGAAAG ACGACAATAGAGGGGCGTGAACTGGCCTATGAGACTCGCTACCGTTTCCATAACCTGAAAGAGGGGTGGGTGCATGACTGTCGGATGACAGACCTCAAAAGTGGGGTCGAGATCGAGGTCCGACATCGGAAAGGTGAGCTCCAGGTCATTAAGGAAGCTGTGCAGAAAGTATTTCAAGAACTCGAGAGCAAGGGACTGTTGCTCGAGGACCATGGTGAAACTAATGAGGAAGGGAAATCACCACAAGATGCTAGGGCTCCGCTTAATGATTCGGAGTCAACGCCTGATGATGTTGAAGATCCACCACTGGATACCGGGATTCATGAAGATGAAACTG GTATATGGTCGATGTTCCTGAAACATTTCAAACAAGACATTTTTCTACACCCGGAAGTACTCCTTTCCAGAATTGTCTTATGTCTCCTATTATTCTTAGCTGCAATTCATGTTttcaagagaaaatcaaacCGCCTCTTACAA ACTACCGTTGCGAGATTACTAGTGG ATGACATTGAACCAGACGGGGATGGTTTATATAAACATCTTGTAATTAGCCCAGCTACGCCAACCATTCACCAGCTTAATAGTGTCAGG AACTATGACTCGATGTATCGATCGCCTCAAAAGGGTGTAGCATACATTCTCAACAATCGTCTATTCTCTGCAGGCAGAGAACGGAGAGGTTCAGAGGTCGACCTCCAAAATGTACAACATTTATTCACCCAGCTTGGATATGAGACTATCATCGATGAGAATTCTACGGCTGAA AAAATACGCCACAACTTAGATTCTTTAGTAAGGCGAATCAATCAAGAAGGGGCCAAAATTCACAGTTCTCTGGTTTTGTTTCTGATGAGCCATGGGACTCCCCGTGGAATTCTGGGTactgacgagcttgaaatatCAATTGAAGAAATCATCGGCCGACTATCCGGAAAGAACTGCCACGCGCTCGTGGAGAAGCCGAAGATTGTTTTCATTCAGGCTTGCCGCGGAC aAAATCTGCAGCAGAGTGCCGTCGATGGTGACTCAGTTTTATTCGACTATCGAGAAGAACCGGAAGATTATCTCCGTAGAAGAGGTGTAGCAACGGATGATGGCGTTTATCCATCGAGCAAAACCATCCCTGATCACTCTCTGGAAGTAGACTCTCTACCCGACAACACGGATATCTATGTAGCGTATGCAACATCATACGGTGCGTATTAA